A DNA window from Nycticebus coucang isolate mNycCou1 chromosome 1, mNycCou1.pri, whole genome shotgun sequence contains the following coding sequences:
- the LOC128586748 gene encoding histone H3.3 type 2-like: MARTKQTARKQIGDKAPRKQLATKVSGKRVPPLSGLKKPHRYRPGTVALREIRRYQKSTELLIRKLPFQRLVREVAQALLPDLRFQSAAVGALQEASEAYLVGLFEDTNLCAIHAKRVTIMPKDMQLARRIRGERA, from the coding sequence ATGGCGAGGACCAAGCAGACCGCCCGCAAGCAGATCGGCGACAAGGCGCCCAGAAAGCAGTTGGCCACCAAAGTCTCCGGCAAGCGGGTGCCCCCTCTATCAGGGCTGAAGAAGCCCCACCGGTACAGGCCGGGCACCGTGGCGTTGCGGGAAATCCGACGTTACCAGAAGTCCACGGAGCTTCTCATCCGCAAGCTGCCCTTCCAGCGCCTGGTGCGGGAGGTGGCTCAGGCCCTCCTGCCAGACCTGCGCTTCCAGAGCGCGGCAGTGGGTGCTCTGCAGGAGGCCAGCGAGGCCTATCTGGTGGGTCTTTTTGAAGACACCAACCTGTGTGCTATCCATGCCAAGCGTGTCACCATTATGCCCAAAGACATGCAGCTGGCGCGCCGCATTCGCGGAGAGCGCGCTTAG
- the LOC128589961 gene encoding histone H3.3 type 2-like — protein sequence MARTKQTARKQIGDKAPRKQLATKVSGKLVPPLSGLKKPHRYRPGTVALREIRRYQKSTELLIRKLPFQRLVREVAQALLPDLRFQSAAVGALQEASEAYLVGLFEDTNLCAIHAKRVTIMPKDMQLARRIRGERA from the coding sequence ATGGCGAGGACCAAGCAGACCGCCCGCAAGCAGATCGGCGACAAGGCGCCCAGAAAGCAGTTGGCCACCAAAGTCTCCGGCAAGCTTGTGCCCCCTCTGTCAGGGCTGAAGAAGCCCCACCGGTACAGGCCGGGCACCGTGGCGTTGCGGGAAATCCGACGTTACCAGAAGTCCACGGAGCTTCTCATCCGCAAGCTGCCCTTCCAGCGCCTGGTGCGGGAGGTGGCTCAGGCCCTCCTGCCAGACCTGCGCTTCCAGAGCGCGGCAGTGGGTGCTCTGCAGGAGGCCAGCGAGGCCTATCTGGTGGGTCTTTTTGAAGACACCAACCTGTGCGCTATCCATGCCAAGCGTGTCACCATTATGCCCAAAGACATGCAGCTGGCACGCCGCATTCGCGGAGAGCGCGCTTAG